A stretch of the Ornithodoros turicata isolate Travis chromosome 4, ASM3712646v1, whole genome shotgun sequence genome encodes the following:
- the LOC135391989 gene encoding NHP2-like protein 1: protein MAEEVNPKAYPLADPELTTKILNIVQQATNYKQMRKGANEATKALNRGLAEFIVMAADATPLEILLHLPLLCEDKNVPYVFIRSKHALGRACGVTRPVIACSVTVNEGSQLKPQIQGLQQEIEKLLV, encoded by the exons ATG GCGGAAGAGGTGAATCCTAAAGCTTACCCGCTGGCTGACCCCGAGCTGACGACCAAAATCCTCAACATCGTGCAGCAAGCTACGAACTACAAACAGATGAGGAAGGGAGCCAATGAAG CCACGAAAGCCCTGAACCGCGGTCTTGCAGAGTTCATAGTTATGGCAGCAGACGCAACACCTCTAGAAATTCTTCTTCATCTTCCACTTCTCTGCGAAGACAAG AACGTACCTTACGTCTTCATCAGGTCTAAGCACG CCCTGGGACGAGCCTGCGGTGTTACCCGGCCGGTCATCGCGTGCTCCGTGACTGTGAACGAGGGCTCCCAACTCAAGCCGCAGATCCAGGGACTTCAACAAGAGATCGAAAAGTTGCTCGTCTGA
- the LOC135391988 gene encoding ATP synthase mitochondrial F1 complex assembly factor 2-like, with protein sequence MFRAPVQSLGSVCCVRSLLFGCTTKRFYPAKRKRFYKNVSVTQSEGQFEVCLDQRKLKTPMGKVFTVPSEGLAVAVATEWDAQGTEINQHSMHLTALSNTVLDNPSNRNKEAIAKDLLEFLESDTLCCRMQEPEGLAVLQHQKWDPVIQWYEDRYNVKLNVASEVLADTMPQETYDTILRHLSSYSLWGITGIQYATESLKSLILTQATIDRRVTVQEGVALARLETEFQTSRWGSVEWAHDLDREQVQARVSAAILFVQLTSASSSIVTKKVVGKM encoded by the exons ATGTTTCGTGCCCCTGTTCAATCTCTTGGAAGTGTGTGTTGCGTTCGATCGCTTCTGTTCGGATGCACGACTAAAAGATTTTATCCAG CCAAAAGAAAAAGGTTCTACAAGAATGTGAGCGTAACTCAATCGGAAG GCCAGTTTGAGGTATGCCTCGACCAACGGAAACTGAAGACCCCGATGGGTAAAGTGTTCACGGTACCCAGCGAAGGCCTCGCGGTTGCCGTGGCGACAGAGTGGGACGCCCAGGGAACAGAAATCAACCAGCACAGCATGCACCTG ACTGCATTAAGCAACACTGTTCTCGACAATCCATCAAATAGAAATAAAGAAGCCATAGCGAAAGACCTGTTGGAGTTCTTAGAGTCAGACACTCTGTG CTGTCGCATGCAGGAGCCGGAAGGACTTGCCGTGTTGCAGCACCAGAAGTGGGACCCCGTTATTCAGTGGTACGAAGACAG GTATAACGTCAAGCTCAACGTCGCCAGCGAAGTGCTGGCGGACACGATGCCGCAAGAGACGTACGACACGATTTTGAGACATCTATCGTCGTACTCCTTATGGGGCATCACAG GAATTCAGTATGCGACGGAGAGCCTCAAGTCGCTGATTCTGACCCAAGCAACCATTGACCGAAGAGTGACCGTTCAGGAGGGCGTGGCGTTGGCTAGGTTGGAGACCGAATTTCAG ACAAGTCGCTGGGGCAGCGTGGAGTGGGCTCACGACCTGGACCGAGAACAGGTTCAAGCCAGAGTGAGTGCAGCCATACTCTTCGTTCAGCTCACTTCTGCTTCTTCCAGCATCGTTACCAAGAAAGTTGTCGGCAAAATGTGA